In a genomic window of Gemella haemolysans ATCC 10379:
- the rho gene encoding transcription termination factor Rho, protein MSNVKFDEMYKSMNTKELTALAKELGVPRYYTLNKKELVLAILEKQSVSEEHYYASGILDDIHPENGFGFLRTVDYKKGETDIYISASQIRRFELKKGDEVYGKVRKPREGERYAGILQVDKVNDVDAEVAKGRTHFQALTPIYPNQKIVLETTKEKLSTRFVDLVAPIGFGQRGLIVAPPKVGKTTLLKDIANSIRKNYPDKKLIILLIDERPEEVTDMERSVRGADVVSSTFDETSENHIKMAELVIEHAKRRVELGQDVIILMDSITRLARAYNIVEPSSGKVLSGGVDPSSLHKPKAFFGAARNVEGGGSLTIIATALINTGSRMDDLIFEEFKGTGNMEIVLSPELASRRVYPAIDFLKSSTRKEDLLLTEDEVKILWQTRRKLEDVSEPTIGVLNHLRKHESNEDYIAEMKKFIRD, encoded by the coding sequence ATGAGTAACGTTAAATTTGATGAAATGTATAAAAGTATGAATACTAAAGAACTTACAGCTTTGGCAAAAGAATTAGGTGTTCCAAGATATTATACATTAAATAAAAAAGAATTAGTTTTAGCAATTTTAGAAAAACAATCAGTTAGTGAAGAACATTACTATGCCTCTGGAATTTTAGATGATATTCATCCAGAAAATGGTTTTGGCTTTTTAAGAACGGTTGATTATAAAAAAGGTGAGACGGATATTTATATTTCCGCTTCTCAAATTCGTCGTTTTGAACTTAAAAAAGGTGATGAAGTCTATGGGAAGGTTCGTAAACCTCGTGAGGGTGAGAGATATGCAGGAATTCTTCAGGTTGATAAAGTTAATGATGTTGATGCAGAAGTTGCAAAAGGTAGAACTCATTTCCAGGCGTTAACACCGATTTATCCGAATCAAAAAATTGTTTTAGAGACTACTAAGGAAAAACTTTCTACAAGATTTGTTGATTTGGTAGCACCGATTGGATTCGGACAACGTGGATTGATTGTTGCACCACCTAAAGTAGGTAAAACAACACTGCTAAAAGATATAGCAAATTCAATTAGAAAAAATTATCCTGATAAGAAGTTGATTATCCTTTTAATTGATGAAAGACCAGAAGAGGTTACTGATATGGAAAGATCTGTAAGAGGTGCAGATGTAGTAAGTTCTACATTTGATGAGACTTCAGAAAATCATATTAAGATGGCTGAGTTGGTAATTGAACATGCTAAACGTCGTGTAGAACTTGGTCAAGATGTAATTATTCTTATGGATAGTATTACAAGACTTGCACGTGCTTATAATATTGTTGAGCCAAGTAGTGGTAAAGTCTTAAGTGGAGGGGTAGATCCATCGAGCCTTCACAAGCCAAAAGCATTCTTTGGAGCAGCGAGAAATGTTGAAGGTGGAGGAAGTTTAACTATAATCGCAACTGCCTTGATTAATACTGGTTCGAGAATGGATGATTTAATATTCGAAGAGTTTAAAGGAACTGGGAATATGGAAATTGTCTTATCACCTGAGTTAGCTTCAAGAAGAGTTTATCCAGCTATTGATTTCTTGAAGAGTTCTACAAGAAAAGAAGATTTATTACTAACTGAAGATGAAGTAAAAATATTATGGCAAACACGTAGAAAGCTTGAAGATGTTAGTGAACCAACTATCGGTGTATTGAATCATCTTAGAAAACATGAAAGTAATGAGGACTACATTGCTGAAATGAAAAAATTCATAAGAGATTAA
- a CDS encoding VTT domain-containing protein, which produces METIKFLIDFVLHIDKHLGELMIQHGPWWMYGIIFLIIFIETGVVFMPFLPGDSLLFASGALWAATGNNIFLLLFLCVSAAVIGDNCNYFIGRNFSDYLKSKAWFKKFVSDENIKDAENFVAKHGGKSIFLARFFPIIRTIVPFIVGAGKMKYSKFRVIDFFGGLCWCTLFISVGYFFGNISFVKKNFSVVVIAIVLISLIPLVIGAIKSRKKA; this is translated from the coding sequence TTGGAAACAATTAAATTTTTAATTGATTTTGTATTGCATATTGACAAGCATCTTGGTGAATTAATGATTCAACACGGTCCATGGTGGATGTATGGGATAATTTTCTTAATTATCTTTATCGAAACTGGTGTTGTATTCATGCCGTTTTTACCAGGTGACTCATTATTATTTGCTAGTGGAGCATTATGGGCAGCAACAGGGAATAACATCTTTTTATTATTATTCTTATGTGTAAGTGCTGCAGTAATCGGTGATAATTGTAACTATTTTATTGGAAGAAACTTCTCTGATTATTTAAAGAGTAAAGCGTGGTTTAAAAAATTTGTGTCTGATGAGAATATAAAAGACGCTGAAAACTTTGTAGCAAAACATGGAGGGAAATCTATTTTCTTAGCGAGATTTTTCCCGATTATCCGTACGATTGTTCCATTTATCGTAGGAGCTGGTAAAATGAAATACTCTAAATTTAGAGTGATAGATTTCTTTGGAGGACTTTGTTGGTGTACATTATTTATATCAGTAGGGTACTTCTTCGGAAATATTTCATTTGTTAAGAAAAACTTCTCAGTAGTAGTAATTGCTATTGTTTTAATTAGTTTAATTCCTTTAGTTATTGGAGCAATTAAATCTAGAAAAAAAGCATAA
- a CDS encoding bacteriocin immunity protein produces MFDYSPKEEEILIDLYNLILDKEVGIKERELYKKAILLIEKENEYYEAVLFQLAPALAYLARQKSISSNGGIFMTKISRFTNNSIGFYLFDSILKK; encoded by the coding sequence ATGTTTGATTATTCTCCTAAAGAAGAAGAAATTTTAATTGATTTATATAATTTGATATTAGATAAAGAGGTTGGAATAAAAGAGAGAGAATTGTATAAGAAAGCTATTTTGTTAATTGAAAAAGAAAATGAATATTATGAAGCAGTTTTATTTCAATTAGCACCTGCTTTAGCTTATTTAGCACGACAAAAAAGTATTTCTAGTAATGGTGGTATTTTTATGACTAAAATTAGTAGATTTACTAATAATTCTATAGGATTTTATTTATTTGATTCTATATTAAAAAAATAA
- a CDS encoding Gfo/Idh/MocA family protein — MKLGIVGSGMIVKDFLSFAHELPEIKLEAITARNIENLKELQNKYNIKEIYTDIDLCLENKEIDTIYVAVPNNLHYTVAKKALEAGKNVICEKPFTLKYDEAVELFGIAEDKGLILIEAITNQYQKNYLDIKDNIDNIGEIRLVECNFSQLSSRYEAFKNGVIAPVFDKSKGGGVLGDLNIYNIHFVVGLFDKPNKVHYAPNIVNDVDTSGILLLEYDNFKVVCIAAKDTFNNSYVNIQGDQGIIKVIGPTNEVPNYSIQTKDNFINENNNIHSHRMFAEFKKFVEVINNKDFKFMNNQKEHTLNVMYIYEKAKKFIEN, encoded by the coding sequence ATGAAACTAGGAATTGTTGGTTCTGGAATGATAGTGAAAGATTTCTTATCTTTTGCTCATGAACTTCCAGAAATTAAATTAGAAGCTATAACAGCTAGAAATATTGAAAATTTAAAAGAATTACAAAACAAATATAATATTAAAGAAATATATACTGATATTGATCTTTGTCTTGAAAATAAAGAGATTGATACGATTTATGTTGCAGTTCCAAATAACTTGCATTATACAGTCGCTAAGAAGGCTCTAGAAGCTGGTAAAAATGTTATTTGCGAGAAACCTTTTACGTTAAAGTATGACGAAGCTGTAGAATTGTTTGGAATAGCTGAAGACAAAGGATTAATATTAATTGAAGCAATAACAAATCAATATCAAAAAAATTATCTTGATATAAAAGACAATATTGATAATATTGGAGAAATACGACTTGTTGAGTGTAATTTTTCTCAACTTTCTTCAAGATACGAAGCATTTAAAAATGGAGTAATAGCTCCAGTTTTTGATAAGAGTAAAGGTGGAGGAGTACTTGGAGATTTAAATATTTATAATATTCATTTTGTTGTTGGATTGTTTGATAAACCTAATAAAGTACATTATGCACCTAATATAGTCAATGATGTGGATACTTCTGGTATTCTTCTATTAGAATATGATAACTTTAAAGTAGTGTGCATTGCAGCTAAAGATACTTTTAATAATAGTTATGTCAATATTCAAGGTGATCAAGGTATAATTAAAGTTATTGGTCCTACAAATGAAGTTCCTAATTACAGTATTCAAACAAAAGATAATTTTATAAATGAAAATAATAATATTCATTCACACAGAATGTTTGCTGAGTTTAAAAAATTCGTTGAAGTTATAAATAATAAAGATTTTAAATTCATGAATAATCAAAAAGAACATACTTTAAATGTTATGTATATTTATGAAAAAGCGAAAAAATTTATAGAAAACTAA
- a CDS encoding glutathione S-transferase C-terminal domain-containing protein, whose translation MKKFFSKPFGTEEQPIEKGRYRLFWTAVCPYAHRAVIAREILGLDDAISLGTLDYRRGEEGWQFSLDKDGLDPVLKQSKIKDVYLNSDSDYEGPYSVPVLVDVTTGKVVRKESAELLHEFATVFSKLHKKDGIDLYPEYLADQIDEWNEKLAVAINDGVYGMGFAESQEKYDEAFDRFFDMMDVFEKRLSNQRYFHGNTITETDIRFYTTMIRFDVVYYGLYSANKKRIEEYPNIFNYLKDLYQTPGFGSTTDFEAIKVGYYVSAGKTIVPKGPEVDKWNQSHDRGRFK comes from the coding sequence ATGAAAAAATTTTTTAGTAAACCATTTGGAACAGAGGAGCAACCTATAGAGAAAGGAAGATATAGATTGTTTTGGACTGCAGTCTGCCCATATGCACATAGAGCGGTTATAGCAAGAGAGATACTAGGGTTAGATGATGCGATTAGTTTAGGAACATTGGATTATCGTCGTGGAGAAGAAGGATGGCAATTTAGCTTAGATAAAGATGGGTTAGATCCAGTTTTAAAACAATCAAAAATTAAAGATGTGTACTTAAATAGTGATTCAGATTATGAAGGACCGTATTCAGTGCCGGTACTTGTTGATGTAACTACAGGAAAAGTAGTTAGAAAAGAATCAGCTGAGTTACTTCATGAATTCGCGACAGTATTTAGTAAACTACATAAGAAAGACGGAATAGATTTATATCCTGAATATCTTGCTGATCAAATTGATGAGTGGAATGAAAAATTAGCTGTAGCTATTAATGATGGTGTATATGGAATGGGATTTGCTGAAAGCCAAGAAAAATATGATGAGGCATTCGATAGATTCTTCGATATGATGGATGTATTTGAGAAACGTTTATCAAATCAAAGATACTTCCATGGTAATACAATAACAGAAACAGATATTCGTTTCTATACTACTATGATTCGTTTTGATGTCGTTTATTATGGATTATATTCTGCGAATAAAAAGAGAATTGAGGAATATCCTAACATTTTCAACTATTTAAAAGATTTATATCAAACACCAGGATTCGGCTCTACAACAGATTTTGAAGCAATTAAGGTCGGATATTATGTATCAGCAGGTAAAACTATTGTACCAAAAGGACCAGAAGTAGATAAGTGGAATCAAAGTCACGATAGAGGCAGATTCAAATAA
- a CDS encoding MmcQ/YjbR family DNA-binding protein yields the protein MKIIDVEEYNFSKEKLLQYGFKEEAEKLIYRKEILDNSFLIEIVYVDSQFLIEVYDLEFDEIYSLFSVDSAVGETVQNIREHVEKLLSSILGLADESGKISSEIIDYCNNKYGENHVNPFKKHPDILAFINEKNKWYALFLDVEYNKLNKNTDITTKVKISNVKYPTDKILEIIDNKNIFPAYHMNKKHWISIVLDKNIKLETIKELIDMSYSLVK from the coding sequence ATGAAGATTATAGATGTAGAGGAATATAACTTCTCAAAAGAAAAACTTTTACAGTATGGATTTAAGGAAGAAGCGGAAAAACTAATATATCGAAAAGAAATTTTAGACAATAGTTTTCTAATAGAAATAGTATATGTTGATAGTCAATTTTTGATAGAAGTCTATGATTTAGAATTTGATGAGATTTATTCATTATTTAGTGTAGATAGTGCTGTAGGTGAAACGGTTCAAAATATTAGAGAACATGTAGAGAAACTACTAAGTTCAATATTAGGGTTAGCTGATGAATCAGGAAAAATAAGTTCAGAAATCATCGACTATTGTAATAATAAATACGGTGAAAATCATGTTAATCCTTTTAAAAAACATCCCGATATATTGGCATTTATAAATGAAAAAAATAAATGGTATGCCTTGTTTCTGGATGTAGAATATAATAAATTGAATAAAAATACAGATATTACAACTAAAGTGAAAATTTCAAATGTAAAATATCCAACGGATAAAATATTAGAAATTATTGATAATAAAAATATTTTCCCAGCATATCATATGAATAAAAAGCATTGGATTAGTATAGTGTTAGATAAAAATATCAAATTGGAGACAATAAAAGAATTAATAGATATGAGCTATTCTTTAGTCAAATAA
- a CDS encoding response regulator transcription factor → MKLLIAEDQSMLRDAMSTLLSMEDSVESVLQAKDGKEAINLISTNDIDVAILDVEMPEATGLDVLEYIRSNNIHCKVIIVTTFKRMGYFERAIKNNVDAYVLKDRSIDELMKTINNVLAGNKEYSPELMENIFNSHNPLTNQEKIILLKIKEGLPNKEIANELFLSEGTIRNYISNILTKLNCKNRTEAVKKSTEEGWL, encoded by the coding sequence ATGAAATTACTTATCGCTGAAGATCAAAGTATGTTACGAGATGCAATGTCAACATTATTATCAATGGAAGATAGCGTTGAGAGTGTACTTCAAGCTAAAGATGGAAAAGAAGCAATAAATTTAATTTCTACTAATGATATAGATGTAGCTATACTTGATGTAGAAATGCCTGAAGCAACAGGACTAGACGTACTAGAATACATTCGTAGTAATAATATACATTGTAAAGTTATTATTGTGACAACTTTTAAACGTATGGGATATTTTGAACGCGCCATAAAAAATAACGTAGATGCCTATGTACTAAAAGATCGCTCAATAGATGAACTTATGAAAACAATTAACAACGTCTTAGCAGGTAACAAAGAATACTCACCTGAACTAATGGAAAATATCTTCAATAGTCACAATCCATTAACAAATCAAGAAAAAATTATTCTTTTAAAAATTAAAGAAGGATTACCAAATAAAGAGATTGCTAATGAACTGTTTTTATCGGAAGGAACTATCAGGAATTATATTTCTAACATTCTTACAAAATTAAACTGCAAAAACAGAACAGAAGCTGTAAAAAAATCTACCGAGGAAGGATGGCTTTAG
- a CDS encoding sensor histidine kinase — protein MTIVLYPTNILFSFYLSNLLVWHFHDKYFTYRTISFFITINALTLYMIANPKINIADRIILFIFSSICIITYFTQKYGYERNKLKNERLKHNEHINLLLAENERNRIGRDLHDSIGHTFVMLKLKAELAEKYLEKNNIEAARNELKEISEISSSSMTETRSIINKLKYRSINEELKVISDIMTMADISLGIENNITTLPSQLVEWTITMVLKELTNNVIKHSNANKCNIEINESNSNYTVIISDNGNGFENINGTELSSIRERIKLVNGVINIISKKSPTTIEVTISK, from the coding sequence ATGACCATTGTTTTATATCCAACGAACATTCTATTTAGTTTTTATTTAAGTAATCTACTTGTTTGGCATTTTCATGATAAGTATTTTACATACAGAACAATTAGTTTTTTCATAACAATAAATGCCCTAACATTATATATGATTGCTAATCCCAAAATAAATATTGCAGATAGAATAATCCTATTTATTTTTTCTTCCATATGTATCATAACTTATTTTACCCAAAAATATGGCTATGAAAGAAATAAACTAAAAAATGAGCGTTTAAAACACAATGAACATATTAATCTGCTACTTGCTGAAAATGAAAGAAATAGAATTGGACGTGACTTACATGATAGTATCGGCCATACCTTTGTTATGCTAAAATTAAAAGCAGAACTAGCTGAAAAATATTTAGAAAAAAATAATATTGAAGCAGCCAGAAATGAACTTAAAGAAATCAGTGAAATCAGTAGTTCTTCTATGACAGAAACGCGATCTATAATTAATAAGCTTAAATATAGAAGTATTAATGAAGAATTAAAAGTTATTTCAGATATAATGACAATGGCTGATATTTCGTTAGGTATTGAGAATAATATAACTACGCTACCATCTCAGCTTGTTGAATGGACTATTACAATGGTACTAAAAGAATTAACGAATAATGTCATTAAACATAGTAATGCTAATAAATGCAATATTGAAATAAATGAATCTAATAGCAACTACACTGTTATTATCTCTGATAACGGTAATGGTTTTGAAAATATTAACGGAACTGAACTTTCATCTATAAGAGAAAGAATTAAACTAGTTAATGGAGTAATAAATATAATATCAAAAAAATCTCCCACAACTATCGAAGTAACAATCAGTAAATAA
- a CDS encoding ABC transporter permease, which produces MKNLTNLLNIEFIFIKRNLTNFIMGLGFPVIFFILFSGMQQFDDPETKVRVVKDMLISMTAFSSISFALFSLPISIKEDEKNNYLHILNNSPIKISEYYLARFIRLIITFIISIVVVFAVGHIFRGVNMTAREWFMSAILMLIGSITFLGMGLLLSLIKSEEKLSLLANILYLGLAMLGGLWWPVYLFPEWLQNISKLTPTYYLLEFVNKYIKEDIFSYKALAILLAYSIACIIATLVIKNKRESK; this is translated from the coding sequence ATGAAAAATCTTACCAACTTATTAAACATAGAATTTATATTCATAAAAAGAAACTTAACTAATTTTATTATGGGATTAGGTTTTCCAGTTATCTTCTTTATCCTATTTTCTGGAATGCAGCAATTCGATGATCCTGAAACAAAGGTACGCGTAGTAAAAGATATGCTTATTTCAATGACCGCATTCAGCAGTATAAGCTTCGCTTTATTTTCTCTTCCTATTTCAATAAAAGAGGATGAGAAAAATAATTATCTACACATATTAAATAATTCTCCTATAAAAATATCTGAATATTACCTTGCTCGTTTTATTCGTCTAATAATTACATTTATTATATCAATAGTTGTTGTATTTGCTGTTGGTCATATCTTTAGGGGCGTTAATATGACAGCTCGTGAATGGTTTATGTCAGCTATTCTTATGCTTATCGGTAGTATTACATTTTTAGGTATGGGATTACTTCTATCCCTTATTAAATCAGAAGAAAAACTTTCGTTACTTGCTAATATATTATACCTAGGACTTGCTATGTTAGGAGGACTTTGGTGGCCTGTTTATCTTTTCCCAGAATGGTTACAAAATATATCTAAACTGACACCAACCTACTATCTATTAGAGTTCGTTAATAAATATATTAAAGAAGATATTTTCTCTTATAAAGCTCTAGCTATACTTCTAGCCTACTCAATTGCATGTATAATTGCTACATTGGTAATAAAAAACAAAAGAGAATCAAAATAA
- a CDS encoding ABC transporter ATP-binding protein → MSLNNIIKVKNITKTIKGKNILNDISFEVNSGECIALIGPNGAGKTTLMNCLLGNKFINSGSIKINSLNPGNQKLKEFLNILSQENVVPEKLKVKELLDFIQKLYKNPLTNEEIDALLRFDESQKDNFASKLSGGQKRLLSFIITLIGRPKLIFLDEPTAGMDTSTRIRFWEIVNNLKNKGLTIIYSSHYIEEVEHTADRILVLNKGKLVRDTTPHAMRAEEIEKYFTLPIKYLNLLKDSDIINNLEIKTDNINFLTKKPDEIWNILHQAGCTFKEIEIQNRTLLDSIFITTKDNGGEK, encoded by the coding sequence ATGTCATTAAATAATATTATAAAAGTAAAAAATATAACAAAAACAATTAAAGGGAAAAACATCTTAAATGATATTTCTTTTGAAGTGAATTCTGGTGAATGCATTGCTTTAATTGGACCTAATGGAGCTGGTAAGACTACCCTAATGAATTGTCTATTAGGAAATAAATTTATCAATTCAGGATCAATAAAAATTAATTCTCTAAATCCGGGCAACCAAAAACTAAAAGAATTTCTTAACATACTTTCTCAGGAAAATGTTGTTCCTGAAAAACTAAAAGTAAAAGAACTACTAGATTTTATACAGAAATTATATAAGAATCCATTAACAAATGAAGAAATCGATGCACTTTTAAGATTTGATGAGTCTCAAAAAGATAATTTCGCTTCTAAATTATCAGGTGGGCAAAAAAGATTATTATCTTTTATTATTACATTAATAGGAAGACCAAAATTAATTTTCTTAGATGAACCAACAGCTGGAATGGATACATCAACACGTATCAGATTTTGGGAAATTGTGAATAACTTAAAAAATAAAGGTTTAACTATTATTTATTCATCACACTACATTGAAGAAGTAGAACATACAGCAGATAGAATCTTAGTTCTAAATAAAGGGAAACTAGTTCGTGATACTACTCCACATGCTATGCGTGCTGAAGAAATTGAAAAATACTTCACACTACCTATAAAATATCTAAATTTATTGAAAGATAGTGATATTATAAATAATTTAGAAATAAAAACAGATAATATTAATTTCTTAACAAAGAAACCGGATGAAATATGGAACATATTACACCAAGCTGGTTGCACGTTTAAAGAAATTGAAATTCAAAATAGAACTTTATTAGATAGTATTTTTATAACAACTAAAGATAACGGAGGAGAGAAATAA
- a CDS encoding NAD-dependent epimerase/dehydratase family protein, translating into MNILLIGGNGFVGQALIKEFTENKVKVSYLSRAQNHSITREEVTWIQGDIFDFDNIMIKECYDIVIHLIGTIKNKNLYSKLNTESVEQTIKLCQKHNINKLVYFSANGGFRQYIESKVAGEILVKDSKLDYLIVRPGLIYGKDRLTSYFNILPIKFFSKLGMPFFKNVYPLPVEKVAKSVVKSILNNTDSTIIEIKDMK; encoded by the coding sequence ATGAACATATTACTGATCGGTGGTAATGGCTTTGTAGGCCAAGCATTAATTAAAGAATTCACAGAAAACAAAGTAAAAGTTAGCTACTTATCTAGAGCACAAAACCACTCTATCACTAGAGAAGAAGTAACATGGATACAAGGAGATATTTTTGATTTTGATAATATAATGATTAAAGAATGCTACGATATAGTCATTCATTTAATTGGAACAATTAAAAATAAAAATCTATATTCTAAACTAAATACAGAAAGTGTGGAACAGACAATTAAATTATGTCAAAAACACAATATCAATAAACTCGTCTACTTTTCTGCAAACGGTGGCTTCAGACAATATATTGAAAGCAAGGTTGCTGGAGAAATATTAGTAAAAGATTCAAAACTAGATTACCTAATAGTACGCCCAGGTCTTATATACGGTAAAGACAGACTTACCTCTTATTTCAATATATTACCGATTAAATTCTTTTCAAAATTAGGTATGCCATTTTTCAAAAATGTTTATCCTCTTCCAGTTGAAAAAGTAGCAAAGTCAGTAGTTAAATCTATTCTTAACAATACTGATTCAACTATTATTGAAATAAAAGACATGAAATAA
- a CDS encoding patatin-like phospholipase family protein, with translation MKVGLVLEGGAMRGLFTAGVLDVFLENNIEVTDIVGVSAGTLFGVNYVSKQPKRALRYNVNYINDKRYMSLKSWIKTGNLINKDFTYYKLPFQLDVFDNKTFKESNTNFYATVTNIENGEAEFIKIHDPYLQMETLRATSALPFISEIIEVDGKKYLDGGIANSIPIDFFEKQNYDKIIVILTRPITYRKKRSTSIQFKMFYKNYPHLVEKLENRYKHYNETVEKIIELEKQGKVFVIRPSEDINVKRLEKDIEKLNHVYNLGVKDGNHIIEDLKEYISYKGDK, from the coding sequence ATGAAAGTAGGTTTAGTATTAGAAGGTGGAGCAATGAGAGGACTATTTACAGCTGGTGTCCTTGACGTGTTCTTGGAAAATAATATAGAGGTTACAGATATCGTAGGTGTTTCAGCAGGAACGCTGTTTGGAGTGAATTATGTTTCTAAGCAACCTAAAAGAGCACTTCGTTACAATGTTAATTATATAAATGATAAGAGATATATGAGTTTAAAAAGTTGGATAAAAACTGGAAACTTGATTAATAAGGATTTTACATATTATAAACTTCCTTTTCAACTTGATGTATTTGATAATAAAACGTTTAAAGAATCAAATACAAATTTTTATGCGACAGTAACTAATATTGAAAATGGGGAAGCGGAGTTTATAAAAATCCATGATCCTTATCTGCAAATGGAGACTTTAAGAGCCACTTCTGCATTACCATTTATTTCAGAAATAATAGAAGTAGATGGAAAAAAATATCTTGATGGAGGAATAGCAAATAGTATACCTATAGATTTTTTTGAAAAACAAAATTACGATAAAATAATTGTTATACTAACAAGACCCATCACATATAGAAAGAAAAGATCAACAAGTATACAATTTAAAATGTTCTATAAAAATTATCCTCATCTAGTTGAAAAATTAGAAAATAGATACAAACATTATAATGAAACAGTAGAGAAAATAATTGAGTTAGAAAAACAAGGGAAAGTATTTGTCATAAGACCTAGTGAAGATATTAACGTAAAGCGACTTGAAAAAGATATTGAAAAACTAAACCACGTGTATAATTTAGGGGTAAAAGATGGAAATCATATAATAGAAGATTTAAAAGAATATATAAGTTATAAAGGAGATAAATAA
- the msrB gene encoding peptide-methionine (R)-S-oxide reductase MsrB, with product MSEEIKINPEEFERKSKDELKKELSDLEYAVTMESATESPYTGQYWDSFEEGIYVDITTGEPLFSSKDKFRSQCGWPSFSKPIEKEVTRYYKDNSHYVERIEVRSRVGDAHLGHVFPDGPTELGGLRYCINSASIRFIKKEDLEKEGYIEMKKLFE from the coding sequence ATGAGTGAAGAAATTAAAATTAATCCAGAAGAATTTGAAAGAAAATCAAAAGATGAATTGAAAAAAGAATTATCGGATTTAGAATATGCAGTTACTATGGAGAGTGCAACTGAGAGTCCATATACTGGACAATATTGGGATAGTTTTGAAGAAGGAATATATGTAGATATAACAACAGGTGAACCATTATTTTCTTCGAAAGATAAATTTAGATCTCAGTGCGGATGGCCAAGTTTTTCTAAACCAATAGAAAAAGAAGTTACTAGATATTACAAAGATAATTCACATTATGTAGAAAGAATAGAAGTAAGAAGTAGAGTAGGAGATGCTCATTTAGGGCATGTATTTCCTGATGGTCCTACTGAGTTGGGAGGACTTAGATACTGCATTAATAGTGCGTCAATAAGATTTATTAAGAAAGAAGATTTAGAAAAAGAAGGATATATAGAAATGAAAAAACTATTTGAATAA